The proteins below come from a single Ruegeria sp. SCSIO 43209 genomic window:
- a CDS encoding TRAP transporter small permease subunit, whose amino-acid sequence MQDENGISFFGALWNGLVWFIQNIAEAFYNFGYAITHPQLWLDWSNKEAIMRFVYYGGSVEFFFVIFALFLVLTAIGLYYRNFMWGMVRGLEGFANTTGRFFAWAGLLMVIQQIVIVFMQRVFTRPDMSFGLGIPFQMDISWFAEELKLYNAMVVCLCCTYTFVQGGHVRVDLIYAGISHKAKRVVDMCGAVLFMMPMAVLTWMYGWYFMWRHLIVPKPSASDTLDRLVAKSRALRWNVETIGFSPNGFNAYFLFKILLVAFAAMVFLHAIAFLYRSYLEYVEGPESEGKYLDKDSLGEGEEAYEGAH is encoded by the coding sequence ATGCAGGACGAAAACGGTATCTCGTTCTTCGGCGCCCTGTGGAATGGACTGGTCTGGTTCATTCAGAACATTGCCGAAGCCTTCTATAATTTCGGATACGCCATCACGCATCCGCAGCTCTGGCTGGACTGGTCGAACAAAGAAGCAATCATGCGCTTTGTTTATTATGGCGGGTCTGTCGAGTTCTTCTTCGTGATCTTCGCGCTGTTTCTGGTGCTGACGGCCATTGGTCTTTACTATCGGAACTTCATGTGGGGAATGGTGCGCGGGCTCGAGGGCTTCGCCAATACCACTGGCCGCTTCTTTGCGTGGGCGGGATTGCTGATGGTAATTCAGCAGATCGTTATCGTATTCATGCAGCGGGTGTTCACACGGCCGGATATGTCCTTTGGGCTGGGTATCCCTTTTCAAATGGATATCAGTTGGTTCGCCGAAGAACTTAAACTCTACAACGCCATGGTTGTGTGCCTTTGCTGCACCTACACATTCGTGCAGGGCGGCCATGTGCGCGTTGACCTGATTTATGCGGGCATCAGTCACAAGGCCAAACGCGTCGTTGATATGTGCGGGGCGGTTCTGTTCATGATGCCCATGGCCGTTCTGACCTGGATGTATGGATGGTACTTCATGTGGCGGCACTTGATCGTGCCGAAACCCTCGGCCAGTGACACGCTGGATAGGCTTGTGGCCAAGTCCCGAGCGCTGCGTTGGAACGTGGAAACCATCGGGTTTAGTCCCAACGGGTTCAACGCCTACTTCCTGTTCAAAATCCTGCTGGTGGCCTTTGCCGCCATGGTGTTCCTGCACGCGATTGCGTTCCTGTATCGCTCGTATCTGGAATACGTGGAAGGGCCGGAAAGTGAAGGAAAATACCTCGACAAGGACAGCCTTGGCGAGGGTGAAGAAGCCTACGAAGGCGCGCATTAG
- a CDS encoding TRAP transporter large permease subunit — protein sequence MLFGLDGVEIGLIIVFFCLFGGILSGFPVAFAIGGAGVISFGIIAALDSAGLLIHQAIDTGSQAYRDVVNSGVKPDVISVFRYPDLPRIAEPVFVQGWETALDRNVSFIVNRMNERVLAGQSIETLLAVLMFVLMGITLERSKIANDLLTTMARVFGPLPGGLAVSIVVVGAFLAASTGIVGATVVTMGLLALPTMLRNNYSPELATGVIAASGTLGQIIPPSIVIVLLGTLAGDLYSTAQETRAVEAGCTDALTYLGEPAVVSVGTLFQAALLPGIMLALLYALYAFGYALLNPEKAPAVELSGGSGETITRSEGLTWLLGAPVALIVGAVLLGSAGVIGSQNISVSAFTDIGQGASLRTNVSEECKASMIELHGQSAWDQAVAEQEAIDEAGGSSEAQRLSEEELAAAQEAKIAAAAPIGNGVAVIVVLLGLTLVLGRGIAPSQAPQPLIVGAIGLVLMLLVDVLLIAPTTSSGATFLILAIPFALAMHGCKEAAARCATNDLIRVVFPPLVLIIAVLGSILGGVTNPTPAAALGAGGAIMLAAYRKLQDQNRSGKVIIWSTFAVIIALVMGVNFDLRINQGNVSVESWIAFIIAYSAYLYALFGLIYGCWVLFSSGVLTPVVRETAKVTSMVFTILIGSQLLNLVVISFGGEHYIQQFLRSFDNEFTVFLIVMLVLFILGFVLDFLEIIYIVIPIVGPVIYGGSFDPKWVTIMVAVNLQTSFLTPPFGFALFYLRGVAPKEVTTGHIYRGIIPFVIIQVVGIAILWFFPSIVTIVPDLIPN from the coding sequence ATGCTATTCGGACTTGATGGCGTCGAGATAGGCCTCATTATCGTATTTTTCTGCCTCTTCGGAGGCATTCTTTCGGGTTTCCCCGTGGCCTTTGCCATCGGTGGGGCCGGGGTGATTTCGTTCGGGATTATCGCTGCATTGGATAGTGCCGGCCTGTTGATCCACCAGGCGATCGACACCGGCTCGCAAGCCTACCGCGACGTGGTGAATTCTGGCGTCAAACCTGACGTGATATCCGTGTTCCGATACCCGGATTTGCCAAGGATCGCCGAGCCGGTCTTTGTACAAGGCTGGGAAACCGCGCTGGACCGGAATGTTTCCTTCATCGTGAACCGCATGAACGAACGTGTTCTGGCCGGGCAGTCGATCGAGACGCTGCTGGCGGTGCTGATGTTCGTTCTGATGGGCATCACGCTGGAGCGTTCAAAAATTGCAAACGACCTGCTGACTACGATGGCGCGCGTCTTTGGCCCGCTGCCCGGTGGCCTTGCGGTCTCGATTGTGGTCGTGGGCGCGTTCCTTGCTGCCTCGACCGGTATCGTCGGCGCGACCGTTGTTACCATGGGACTGTTGGCCCTGCCGACCATGCTGCGGAACAACTATTCGCCGGAATTGGCGACAGGTGTGATCGCGGCCTCGGGTACGTTGGGGCAGATCATTCCACCCTCCATCGTGATCGTTCTGCTGGGTACACTGGCTGGTGACCTCTATTCGACCGCGCAGGAAACGCGCGCGGTTGAAGCCGGGTGCACCGATGCGCTGACCTATCTGGGTGAACCAGCGGTTGTTTCGGTAGGCACATTGTTCCAGGCGGCGCTGTTGCCTGGGATCATGTTGGCGCTGCTCTACGCGCTTTATGCCTTTGGATATGCGCTGTTGAACCCGGAAAAGGCCCCGGCTGTTGAATTGTCGGGAGGCTCGGGTGAAACCATCACGCGCTCGGAAGGGCTGACCTGGCTGCTGGGTGCTCCGGTTGCTCTGATTGTTGGCGCGGTGCTTTTGGGAAGCGCGGGAGTGATTGGCAGCCAGAATATCTCAGTCTCGGCATTTACGGATATCGGGCAGGGCGCCTCGCTGCGCACGAACGTGTCCGAAGAGTGTAAGGCTTCGATGATCGAACTGCATGGGCAATCAGCCTGGGACCAGGCCGTGGCCGAGCAGGAAGCGATTGACGAAGCAGGTGGTTCGTCCGAAGCCCAGCGTCTGAGCGAAGAGGAACTGGCTGCTGCGCAAGAGGCCAAGATCGCCGCTGCAGCGCCAATTGGCAACGGTGTCGCCGTGATTGTGGTACTGCTGGGTCTGACACTGGTACTGGGTCGCGGAATCGCACCGTCGCAAGCGCCGCAGCCTCTGATCGTCGGAGCGATTGGCCTGGTGCTGATGCTGTTGGTCGACGTGTTGCTGATCGCGCCAACGACTTCGTCCGGGGCTACGTTCCTGATACTCGCCATACCTTTTGCGCTCGCAATGCATGGGTGCAAAGAAGCTGCCGCCCGTTGCGCGACCAATGATCTGATCCGTGTGGTCTTCCCACCGCTGGTGCTGATCATCGCGGTGTTGGGTTCGATCCTTGGCGGTGTCACCAACCCTACGCCGGCTGCGGCACTGGGGGCGGGTGGAGCGATCATGCTAGCGGCCTATCGGAAACTTCAGGATCAGAACCGGTCGGGCAAAGTGATCATCTGGTCAACCTTCGCAGTGATCATCGCACTGGTGATGGGGGTGAACTTCGATCTGCGCATCAATCAGGGCAATGTTTCGGTTGAAAGCTGGATCGCGTTCATCATCGCCTATTCGGCCTACCTCTATGCGCTGTTCGGCTTGATCTACGGCTGCTGGGTGCTGTTCTCAAGCGGGGTTCTGACACCGGTGGTGCGTGAGACAGCGAAGGTGACGTCGATGGTCTTCACCATCCTGATCGGATCGCAACTGCTGAACCTGGTGGTGATTTCCTTTGGTGGAGAGCACTATATCCAGCAGTTCCTGCGCAGCTTTGATAATGAATTCACGGTCTTCCTGATCGTGATGCTGGTGCTGTTCATTCTTGGCTTTGTGCTGGATTTCCTTGAGATCATCTACATTGTGATCCCGATCGTGGGCCCCGTGATCTATGGCGGATCGTTTGATCCGAAATGGGTGACCATCATGGTGGCGGTGAACCTGCAGACCTCGTTCCTGACGCCTCCGTTCGGATTTGCGCTGTTCTATCTCAGGGGTGTTGCGCCGAAAGAGGTCACCACTGGCCACATCTATCGCGGCATCATACCGTTCGTGATCATTCAGGTTGTGGGCATCGCAATCCTGTGGTTCTTCCCGTCGATTGTAACCATCGTTCCTGACCTGATCCCGAACTGA
- a CDS encoding dicarboxylate/amino acid:cation symporter, whose translation MTYAARRLVSATLTTQILVALALGSIFGLVLNYLDIAALNATLVQGVLSMFGQMFLNALQMLVVPLVVFSLLCGVVGIGDVKLLGRVGGLTFVTYLATTALAVTTALIFAGLIGPGTGFTSLHLAGDSVSVANPQTTWEILANIIPKNPINALANGEMLQIIFYVMVVGIAVLMMGSRAKAFVEGCEFMNELAMKIVNIVMAFAPIGVFSLIAKTFAMEGFGLFGPVIGYLTTISLTLVFHLCVTLMALLYFTTGLSPRAFLRKMRSAQVFAFSTSSSNATIPASLQCVTQRVGVDRSVASFGIPLGATINMDGTAIMHGVATVFLANAYGIDLGLSGYLTVISISVLASIGTAGVPGVGIVMLAMVLNQLGMPLEGIGIILAVDRILDMMRTVVNVTGDAVVTTIVGQKVGKLDKATFDNPNAGLVETTDLAIDHATEAEFERLTHPQPNS comes from the coding sequence CAAATTCTGGTCGCGCTCGCCTTGGGCTCGATCTTTGGTCTGGTCTTGAACTATCTCGATATCGCTGCGCTCAACGCAACACTTGTGCAGGGTGTGCTGTCCATGTTTGGGCAAATGTTCCTTAATGCACTTCAGATGCTTGTTGTGCCGCTGGTTGTATTCTCACTGCTGTGCGGCGTTGTCGGCATTGGCGATGTCAAATTGCTGGGCCGTGTCGGAGGGCTGACCTTCGTTACCTATCTGGCCACCACCGCCTTGGCCGTGACAACTGCCTTGATTTTTGCGGGCCTCATTGGGCCGGGTACCGGATTCACGAGCCTGCATCTGGCCGGTGATAGCGTAAGCGTCGCCAACCCGCAGACCACTTGGGAAATACTGGCGAACATCATCCCAAAGAACCCGATCAACGCTCTGGCCAATGGTGAGATGCTGCAGATCATCTTCTACGTGATGGTCGTTGGTATTGCAGTGCTAATGATGGGCAGCCGCGCCAAGGCCTTTGTGGAAGGATGCGAGTTCATGAATGAACTGGCGATGAAGATCGTCAATATCGTCATGGCCTTCGCCCCCATCGGCGTCTTCAGCCTGATTGCCAAAACCTTTGCGATGGAGGGCTTTGGCCTATTCGGACCGGTGATCGGCTATCTGACCACGATCAGCCTGACGCTGGTATTCCATCTGTGTGTCACGTTGATGGCGCTGCTGTATTTTACGACCGGGCTGAGCCCTCGGGCATTCCTGCGCAAGATGCGCTCGGCGCAGGTGTTTGCGTTCTCGACCTCAAGCTCGAACGCGACAATTCCGGCCAGCTTACAATGCGTGACTCAGAGAGTCGGCGTTGACCGTTCCGTGGCGTCGTTCGGTATTCCCCTAGGGGCGACGATCAACATGGATGGCACCGCAATTATGCATGGTGTGGCAACGGTATTCCTGGCCAACGCCTATGGCATTGATCTGGGGCTGAGCGGATACCTGACCGTGATCTCGATCTCGGTTCTGGCTTCGATCGGCACCGCAGGTGTGCCGGGCGTGGGGATAGTGATGCTTGCGATGGTTCTGAACCAGTTGGGTATGCCGCTGGAAGGCATCGGCATCATTCTTGCCGTGGACCGGATCCTCGACATGATGCGGACGGTTGTGAATGTCACCGGCGATGCTGTTGTCACCACTATCGTCGGGCAAAAGGTCGGCAAGCTGGACAAGGCCACGTTCGACAATCCCAATGCCGGACTTGTCGAGACCACAGACCTTGCAATCGATCATGCCACTGAAGCGGAGTTTGAAAGGCTGACACACCCACAGCCGAATTCCTGA